A window of the Pogona vitticeps strain Pit_001003342236 chromosome 4, PviZW2.1, whole genome shotgun sequence genome harbors these coding sequences:
- the REN gene encoding renin — translation MQRYLAFAVITCCLLCLSLDAFQRIPLKKMPSIRETLQKMGMKVSDVFPSLKHSIYYLGDGHHNGTAPTILTNYLDMQYYGEISIGTPDQIFKVVFDTGSSNLWVPSEQCSPLFSACVSHNRYDSSKSSTYKPNGTEIAMQYAQGYIKGFLSQDIVRVSDIPVIQVFAEAVALPNKPFIYARFDGVLGMGYPSQAIDGVIPVFDKIISEKVLSAKVFSVYYSRNSELNTGGEIILGGSDPSYYTGDFHYVSISREGYWHIALKGVSVGGEMLFCHEGCTAAVDTGSSFITGPASAVSVLMKVIGATLLEERDYVVECKKIHLLPDISFHLGDRSYTLSGPAYVLQHSEYGKELCVVAFSAFDIPPPLGPLWLLGATFIGQYYTEFDRQNNRIGFAISL, via the exons gATTCCACTCAAGAAAATGCCCTCAATCCGAGAAACCCTGCAGAAGATGGGCATGAAAGTGTCAGatgtttttccttccttgaaGCATAGTATATACTACCTTGGTGATGGGCATCACAATGGAACAGCACCTACCATCCTCACAAACTACCTGGAT ATGCAGTATTATGGTGAAATCAGTATTGGGACTCCAGACCAGATCTTCAAAGTTGTCTTTGACACAGGATCATCCAACCTTTGGGTACCTTCTGAACAATGTTCTCCACTGTTTAGTGCCTGTG tttCACATAACCGCTACGATTCATCCAAATCGAGTACATACAAGCCAAATGGGACTGAAATTGCAATGCAATATGCCCAAGGATACATCAAGGGTTTCCTTAGTCAGGACATTGTCAGA GTTTCTGATATTCCTGTCATCCAGGTGTTTGCAGAAGCTGTGGCACTACCTAACAAACCTTTCATCTATGCCAGATTTGATGGGGTACTTGGCATGGGCTATCCCAGCCAAGCCATAGATGGTGTTATCCCAGTGTTTGACAAAATAATATCTGAGAAGGTCCTGTCGGCAAAAGTGTTCTCTGTCTACTACAGTAG AAACTCTGAGCTGAACACTGGGGGAGAGATTATCCTAGGCGGCAGCGACCCTTCTTACTACACTGGAGACTTCCACTATGTCAGCATTAGCAGGGAAGGCTACTGGCACATTGCTCTTAAAGG GGTGTCTGTGGGAGGCGAGATGCTGTTCTGTCATGAAGGTTGCACGGCAGCTGTAGATACCGGATCTTCCTTTATTACAGGACCAGCTAGTGCGGTGTCTGTTCTGATGAAAGTTATAGGGGCTACTTTGCTTGAAGAAAGAGAC TATGTTGTTGAATGCAAGAAAATCCATTTGCTGCCTGATATTTCATTCCATCTTGGAGACAGATCATACACACTCAGCGGCCCTGCCTATGTCCTCCAG CATTCCGAGTACGGGAAAGAGCTTTGTGTTGTGGCGTTCTCGGCTTTCGACATTCCACCTCCACTGGGACCTCTTTGGCTTCTGGGTGCTACTTTCATCGGGCAGTACTACACTGAATTTGACCGGCAGAACAACCGGATTGGCTTTGCTATATCCCTTTGA